One Pararge aegeria chromosome 4, ilParAegt1.1, whole genome shotgun sequence DNA segment encodes these proteins:
- the LOC120623216 gene encoding transmembrane protein 43 homolog isoform X2, with protein sequence MDWTAVYNQFKQTWLTTILSLILFSGVTYFLIWSEGQTIRGNLILEELVSAAESIDVHNGDEAERYEGRVVHIVGPLRVLEPISEPDYNIHVQAVKLRKRVQMYQWIEETTETENFLSEPAEESQKTYWYHKDWRDHVVESSLFYIRPGHHNPASMPMFSETHIADNVKIGWMHLGLDVKRKVNDYYEIWSDTRPDRSDIKLHSGFYYHGNSALEHEIGDLRIHFSYAGREDDIYTAVGVVERGVLQPYSLEKFPTADPLSLMRKGSYSLKQLYDVEKSVVNTHTWKYRMLGFVQVFASAMTLHPEWLTLFMQFHWISSNLRRCTRLWINLVLSFSYTMFIISIPWLFHKPTFGVMVLGGVVLPILHYSTLLSRDPPDSIRYTRWEDR encoded by the exons ATGGATTGGACAGCAGTTTATAACCAATTCAAACAAACTTGGCTTACCACAATTCTTAGCTTGATTTTATTTTCTGGGGTTACTTACTTCTTGATATGGTCTGAG GGTCAAACCATACGAGGCAACCTAATTCTGGAAGAACTGGTTTCTGCAGCAGAGAGTATAGATGTGCACAATGGAGATGAAGCAGAACGCTATGAAGGCCGGGTAGTACATATCGTAGGCCCATTAAGAGTCCTGGAACCCATCTCTGAGCCTGATTACAACATTCATGTACAAGCTGTGAAATTGAGAAAGAGAGTGCAAATGTACCAATGGATAGAGGAAACGAC TGAAACTGAAAATTTTTTGAGTGAGCCAGCTGAAGAATCTCAGAAAACTTATTGGTACCATAAAGACTGGAGAGATCATGTGGTTGAGTCATCCTTATTTTACATCAGACCAGGACACCATAATCCAGCATCCATGCCAATGTTTAGTGAAACTCATATAGCAGATAATGTTAAAATTGGATGGATGCATTTGG GGTTAGATGTAAAAAGGAAAGTTAACGACTATTATGAAATCTGGTCAGACACAAGACCTGATCGGAGTGACATTAAACTTCACTCTggcttttattatcatggaAACAGTGCACTCGAACATGAAATAGGTGATCTTCGAATTCATTTCTCTTATGCGGGACGAGAGGATGACATT TACACAGCAGTTGGTGTAGTTGAGAGAGGTGTTCTTCAACCATACAGTCTAGAGAAATTTCCTACAGCAGACCCATTGTCATTAATGAGAAAGGGCTCATACAGTCTCAAGCAGTTATATGATGTGGAAAAAAGTGTTGTAAATACACATACATGGAAATACCGAATGCTGGGTTTTGTGCAAGTTTTTGCATCTGCCATGACACTTCATCCTGAATGGCTGACTCTAT ttatgCAATTTCACTGGATTTCAAGCAATTTAAGGAGGTGTACAAGACTTTGGATCAATTTGGTTCTATCATTTTCATACACAATGTTCATCATATCTATACCATG GTTGTTCCATAAGCCAACTTTCGGGGTTATGGTTCTTGGAGGTGTAGTGTTGCCTATACTGCATTACTCCACACTTTTGTCTAGAGACCCACCAGACTCAATAAGATACACTCGCTGGGAGGATCGCTGA
- the LOC120623216 gene encoding transmembrane protein 43 homolog isoform X1: MDWTAVYNQFKQTWLTTILSLILFSGVTYFLIWSEGQTIRGNLILEELVSAAESIDVHNGDEAERYEGRVVHIVGPLRVLEPISEPDYNIHVQAVKLRKRVQMYQWIEETTETENFLSEPAEESQKTYWYHKDWRDHVVESSLFYIRPGHHNPASMPMFSETHIADNVKIGWMHLGLDVKRKVNDYYEIWSDTRPDRSDIKLHSGFYYHGNSALEHEIGDLRIHFSYAGREDDIYTAVGVVERGVLQPYSLEKFPTADPLSLMRKGSYSLKQLYDVEKSVVNTHTWKYRMLGFVQVFASAMTLHPEWLTLLFFTVMQFHWISSNLRRCTRLWINLVLSFSYTMFIISIPWLFHKPTFGVMVLGGVVLPILHYSTLLSRDPPDSIRYTRWEDR; the protein is encoded by the exons ATGGATTGGACAGCAGTTTATAACCAATTCAAACAAACTTGGCTTACCACAATTCTTAGCTTGATTTTATTTTCTGGGGTTACTTACTTCTTGATATGGTCTGAG GGTCAAACCATACGAGGCAACCTAATTCTGGAAGAACTGGTTTCTGCAGCAGAGAGTATAGATGTGCACAATGGAGATGAAGCAGAACGCTATGAAGGCCGGGTAGTACATATCGTAGGCCCATTAAGAGTCCTGGAACCCATCTCTGAGCCTGATTACAACATTCATGTACAAGCTGTGAAATTGAGAAAGAGAGTGCAAATGTACCAATGGATAGAGGAAACGAC TGAAACTGAAAATTTTTTGAGTGAGCCAGCTGAAGAATCTCAGAAAACTTATTGGTACCATAAAGACTGGAGAGATCATGTGGTTGAGTCATCCTTATTTTACATCAGACCAGGACACCATAATCCAGCATCCATGCCAATGTTTAGTGAAACTCATATAGCAGATAATGTTAAAATTGGATGGATGCATTTGG GGTTAGATGTAAAAAGGAAAGTTAACGACTATTATGAAATCTGGTCAGACACAAGACCTGATCGGAGTGACATTAAACTTCACTCTggcttttattatcatggaAACAGTGCACTCGAACATGAAATAGGTGATCTTCGAATTCATTTCTCTTATGCGGGACGAGAGGATGACATT TACACAGCAGTTGGTGTAGTTGAGAGAGGTGTTCTTCAACCATACAGTCTAGAGAAATTTCCTACAGCAGACCCATTGTCATTAATGAGAAAGGGCTCATACAGTCTCAAGCAGTTATATGATGTGGAAAAAAGTGTTGTAAATACACATACATGGAAATACCGAATGCTGGGTTTTGTGCAAGTTTTTGCATCTGCCATGACACTTCATCCTGAATGGCTGACTCTAT tattttttacagttatgCAATTTCACTGGATTTCAAGCAATTTAAGGAGGTGTACAAGACTTTGGATCAATTTGGTTCTATCATTTTCATACACAATGTTCATCATATCTATACCATG GTTGTTCCATAAGCCAACTTTCGGGGTTATGGTTCTTGGAGGTGTAGTGTTGCCTATACTGCATTACTCCACACTTTTGTCTAGAGACCCACCAGACTCAATAAGATACACTCGCTGGGAGGATCGCTGA
- the LOC120637813 gene encoding transcription termination factor 5, mitochondrial-like, which produces MNLVRVIQSLKVPVHICIATILINHNRQYCRGVPFLSLYSTVFGALPDNISSHLQRKHPKIISLSEESLKCTLQVLSKFAISAEDACLEPHIFCMNPISMDNYGEILKECDFTSILPTHIIRYHTFVKSRTITQLKNKGLLRDNVNMEEKLHEHFHEWPKECHQYKNFQDTNTNILTVRMSVLERYLQWKLCITSDEFRNYCKNYLPLKHRPMCDIKEALNIAENDIKFSKETIRSNGFIISSDPVNTKLILDNVDSLGGMDIRDVIRAEPAILKNNYQAVLEIKNLLTQYNISDDAQQHCLRVYCMRPKTVRERLEQLSNVKEYQILSTNPRVLYMVVHERKMMNRLNKIRAAQKQCYSLNNLVSSTKLFNTYINSFGEKVCSKDIAILISTSLQAQGITNNFVLDKLRRHKYYLHAALNVIGENIHLLKKLFDDDVIFENCQILLYPVLELERYVNFFLKIRKGDTSAKENSNIEVDSTYNNINCRILTDREILSLVLYEIEKKYHFSGDGIWTRFDGGKSDTPSVSKKLKQFVI; this is translated from the exons ATGAACCTAGTACGAGTTATCCAATCATTAAAAGTACCGGTTCACATTTGTATAGCTACAATTCTAATAAATCATAATCGTCAATATTGCCGTGGTGTTCCATTCTTAAGCCTCTATAGCACAGTGTTCg gCGCTTTACCAGACAATATCTCATCACATCTACAAAGAAAGCACCCTAAAATTATAAGTCTAAGTGAGGAGAGCTTAAAATGTACTCTGCAGGTCTTAAGCAAATTTGCTATAAGTGCAGAAGATGCTTGCCTTGAACCACATATCTTCTGTATGAATCCAATATCAATGGATAACTATGGAGAAATTTTGAAAGAATGTGACTTTACCAGTATACTTCCTACACATATAATAAG aTACCACACATTTGTCAAATCTAGAACAAttacacaattaaaaaataaaggtctGTTACGGGATAATGTCAATATGGAGGAAAAATTACATGAACATTTCCATGAGTGGCCAAAAGAGTGCCACCAATATAAGAATTTTCAAGACACCAATACAAATATTT TAACTGTACGCATGAGTGTCTTAGAAAGATATTTACAATGGAAGTTGTGCATAACATCAGATGAATTTAGAAACTACTGTAAAAATTATCTTCCATTGAAACACAGACCAATGTGTGATATCAAAGAAGCATTAAATATTGCTGagaatgatataaaatttagtaAAGAAACTATAAGGAGTAATGGCTTCATCATATCATCAGATCCTGTGAACACAAAACTTATATTGGATAATGTTGATTCACTGGGTGGCATGGACATTAGAGACGTTATCCGAGCTGAACCAGCAATCCTGAAGAATAATTACCAAGCagttttggaaataaaaaatttgttaacg CAATACAACATTTCGGATGATGCTCAACAACATTGTCTCAGAGTGTATTGCATGCGACCGAAAACTGTTCGAGAACGTCTGGAACAGCTGTCCAACGTGAAGGAATATCAAATTCTATCAACAAATCCTCGA GTGCTTTACATGGTCGTGCACGAACGCAAGATGATGAATCGCCTAAACAAAATCAGAGCAGCTCAGAAACAGTGCTACAGTCTGAACAATTTAGTTTCATCGACAAAGTTATTTAACAC ATATATAAACAGTTTTGGTGAAAAAGTTTGCAGCAAAGATATTGCCATATTAATAAGCACATCCCTTCAGGCGCAAGGAATaactaataattttgttttggacAAACTCAGAAGGCACAAATACTATCTTCACGCCGCGTTAAACGTTATAGGAGAAAATATACATTTGTTAAAGAAACTGTTTGACGACGATGTAATATTTGAAAACTGCCAGATACTTTTATATCCTGT ATTGGAATTAGAACGTTACGTTaacttttttctaaaaatccGCAAAGGAGATACATCAGCGAAAGAAAACAGCAACATCGAAGTCGATAGTACCTACAATAACATTAACTGTCGAATACTTACAGACAGAGAGATATTAAGTCTGGTGTTATACGAAATCGAAAAGAAATATCATTTTAGTGGAGACGGAATATGGACCCGCTTCGACGGAGGCAAGAGTGATACGCCAAGTGTTAGCAAGAAATTAAAGCAGTTTGTTATATGA